The following coding sequences lie in one Microvirga sp. 17 mud 1-3 genomic window:
- a CDS encoding TIGR02281 family clan AA aspartic protease, translating to MPGIRVLGSALLAAAFLTGTMGEAPLAELSPGQTALLLAFAGCSLLMAAAIVDGFSRHWTHGIEAVAISGGLIVAALVTYAARDDLQMVLDRAIGDIADGRAVVTDKGEVVAARRTDGSFILNGKVNGREARFVFDTGASTVVLRAEHAADFGFSEEELRFSVPVATANGSALAAPVTLRALTIGSITEHDVPALVTRSGALHANLLGMSFLERLTSYEVRGNRLILRPKDVTPAG from the coding sequence ATGCCGGGCATCCGCGTCCTGGGCAGCGCCCTCCTGGCCGCGGCCTTCCTGACCGGCACCATGGGCGAGGCGCCCCTGGCGGAGCTCAGCCCGGGCCAGACCGCCCTGCTCCTCGCTTTCGCGGGCTGCTCCCTGTTGATGGCGGCCGCCATCGTGGACGGCTTCTCACGGCACTGGACCCACGGAATCGAGGCGGTGGCAATCAGCGGTGGGCTGATCGTGGCGGCGCTTGTCACCTATGCGGCGCGGGACGATCTGCAGATGGTTCTGGACCGGGCCATCGGCGACATCGCGGATGGGCGCGCGGTGGTGACCGACAAGGGCGAGGTGGTGGCGGCGCGGCGGACCGACGGGAGCTTCATCCTGAACGGCAAGGTCAACGGGCGCGAGGCCCGCTTCGTCTTCGACACTGGCGCGAGCACCGTGGTCCTACGGGCCGAGCATGCGGCCGATTTCGGCTTCAGCGAAGAGGAGCTGCGCTTCTCGGTTCCGGTCGCGACTGCCAACGGCTCCGCCCTGGCGGCGCCCGTCACGCTCCGCGCGCTCACGATCGGCTCCATCACGGAACATGACGTGCCGGCCCTCGTGACCCGCTCGGGCGCGCTCCATGCCAACCTGCTCGGCATGAGCTTTCTGGAGCGGCTCACGTCCTACGAGGTCCGCGGCAACCGGCTGATCCTGCGGCCGAAGGACGTTACGCCAGCAGGCTGA
- a CDS encoding sulfite exporter TauE/SafE family protein produces MLGISLFDLSWLIVALLGAGAVTGLLAGVFGVGGGAVAVPILYELFRFVGVPEEVRMPLCVGTSLAIIIPTSIRSFRAHQAKGAVDMSILRVWAVPVVVGVIMGSVIARYAPADLFKTVFVVVAGISAIRLLFGKDSWRFGTELPGKPVMVVYGWIIGVLSALMGIGGGQLSNLFMTFYNRPIHQAVATSSGLGILISIPGAIGYIYAGWPRMADYPDVVALQPPLALGYISLVGFLLFIPTSAWLAPVGARLAHRLSKRKLEIAFGIFLLTVCARFFVSLLA; encoded by the coding sequence ATGCTCGGTATCTCCCTTTTCGACCTTTCATGGCTGATCGTCGCCCTGCTCGGCGCAGGGGCGGTTACCGGGCTTCTGGCAGGAGTGTTCGGCGTCGGGGGCGGGGCGGTCGCGGTGCCGATCCTCTACGAGTTGTTCCGCTTCGTCGGTGTTCCCGAGGAAGTGCGGATGCCGCTCTGCGTCGGCACTTCGCTCGCGATCATCATTCCGACCTCGATCCGCTCCTTCAGGGCCCATCAGGCCAAGGGCGCGGTCGACATGTCGATCCTGCGGGTCTGGGCGGTGCCGGTGGTCGTCGGCGTGATCATGGGCAGCGTGATCGCCCGCTACGCGCCGGCCGACCTGTTCAAGACCGTCTTCGTCGTGGTGGCCGGAATCTCGGCAATCCGGCTTCTCTTCGGCAAGGATTCGTGGCGCTTCGGCACAGAGTTGCCCGGGAAGCCCGTCATGGTCGTCTATGGCTGGATCATTGGCGTCCTGTCGGCCCTCATGGGCATCGGCGGCGGGCAGCTCTCGAACCTGTTCATGACCTTCTACAACCGGCCCATCCACCAGGCGGTGGCGACCTCGTCGGGGCTCGGCATCCTGATCTCGATCCCCGGCGCCATCGGCTACATCTATGCGGGCTGGCCGCGCATGGCGGATTATCCCGACGTGGTCGCCCTCCAGCCGCCCCTGGCGCTGGGTTACATCTCGCTCGTCGGCTTCCTGCTGTTCATCCCCACCAGCGCCTGGCTGGCGCCGGTCGGCGCGCGGCTCGCCCATCGCCTGTCGAAGCGCAAGCTGGAGATCGCTTTCGGGATCTTCCTGCTGACGGTCTGCGCCCGCTTCTTCGTCAGCCTGCTGGCGTAA
- a CDS encoding ADYC domain-containing protein, which yields MRSLATFLLSLFLGLGFSGSCLAVDGQLRMEGADPVLSLDDGRVLRREALAGLTLNLAGPAGEAQVRIDSVVVEEAAPSGPIPLFSLSTHRPGEPPANICRPDPKGRQLALALPDRNGGFTFTCTSGAEGKCVLMGYRPWETRDGVPLQDLHRACIHMLRADYGGDDRPTTRDGTLVDIYDRFDIQVSEPNPSLSFEAAWGPDGALCVAHPRIPENVSLTALAERYPRLAGHLGPESCTEAAMRADPRALLFNRSAAH from the coding sequence ATGCGAAGCCTGGCCACATTCCTTCTGTCTCTCTTTTTGGGTCTCGGCTTCTCCGGCAGCTGCCTTGCGGTCGACGGCCAGTTGCGCATGGAAGGGGCGGACCCCGTGCTGAGCCTCGACGATGGCCGCGTTCTGCGGCGGGAAGCGCTGGCCGGGCTGACCTTGAACCTCGCAGGTCCAGCCGGGGAGGCCCAAGTCCGCATCGACTCCGTCGTGGTGGAGGAGGCTGCACCGAGCGGGCCCATCCCGCTCTTCAGCCTTTCCACACACCGGCCCGGAGAGCCGCCTGCAAACATTTGCCGGCCGGACCCGAAGGGGCGGCAACTCGCCCTCGCGCTGCCCGACCGCAATGGCGGCTTCACCTTCACGTGCACCAGCGGCGCCGAGGGCAAATGCGTGCTCATGGGCTACCGGCCCTGGGAAACGCGGGATGGCGTCCCTCTCCAGGACCTCCACCGCGCCTGCATCCACATGCTGCGCGCCGATTACGGCGGCGACGACCGGCCGACCACCCGCGACGGCACCCTCGTCGACATCTACGACCGCTTCGACATCCAGGTTTCAGAGCCGAACCCGTCCCTGTCCTTCGAGGCCGCCTGGGGCCCCGACGGCGCCCTCTGCGTCGCGCATCCGCGGATCCCCGAGAACGTTTCCCTCACGGCCCTGGCGGAGCGCTATCCCCGCCTCGCCGGGCATCTCGGTCCGGAATCCTGCACCGAGGCTGCCATGCGGGCCGACCCGCGCGCGCTGCTCTTCAACCGCTCGGCTGCACATTGA